A window of Streptomyces sp. DG1A-41 contains these coding sequences:
- the def gene encoding peptide deformylase yields MPSVFVQGRPVDSYPRLAPEARNGQVRRITEVGEEVLHKPCRDVTEFGPDLAALIDDMFLTMYTADGAGLAANQVGVDLRLFVYDCPDDDGVRHVGHVVNPVLEPLDAAHRRLLDEGEGCLSVPGATMGVPRPDRAVVRGYDRDGRPIVIEGTGYFARCLAHETDHVNGQVYLDRLSGRERKEALRQMADRREAVFARRAANIAALSG; encoded by the coding sequence ATGCCGAGCGTCTTCGTGCAGGGACGGCCCGTCGACTCGTACCCGCGGCTCGCGCCCGAGGCCAGGAACGGGCAGGTCCGGCGGATCACCGAGGTCGGTGAGGAGGTCCTGCACAAGCCGTGCCGGGACGTCACCGAGTTCGGTCCGGACCTCGCCGCGCTGATCGACGACATGTTCCTGACGATGTACACCGCGGACGGGGCCGGGCTCGCGGCGAACCAGGTCGGGGTCGATCTGCGGCTGTTCGTGTACGACTGCCCGGACGACGACGGGGTGCGGCACGTCGGGCACGTCGTCAATCCGGTGCTGGAGCCGCTGGACGCCGCTCACCGGCGGCTGCTCGACGAGGGCGAGGGGTGCCTGTCGGTGCCGGGCGCCACGATGGGCGTGCCGCGTCCGGACCGGGCCGTGGTGCGCGGGTACGACCGGGACGGCCGACCGATCGTGATCGAGGGCACGGGCTACTTCGCCCGCTGCCTCGCGCACGAGACCGACCATGTCAACGGGCAGGTGTACCTGGACCGGCTGTCCGGGCGGGAACGCAAGGAGGCGCTGCGGCAGATGGCGGACCGGCGCGAGGCCGTGTTCGCGCGCCGGGCCGCCAACATCGCGGCCCTGAGCGGCTGA
- a CDS encoding protein kinase family protein: protein MSHGARLTAHGAVSTSLALCSDRALRELVDTAVPIGSGIGGTSALLEVAGTPVFVKRVPLTDLEMRPEHVRSTANLFELPVFCQYGIGGIGGPGCGAWRELAVHTMTTNWVLAAEHEGFPLMYHWRVLPDSTPLPDELADVERAVAYWGGGSQVRRRIEARRQCSASVALFLEYIPQNLHQWLGIQLDAGDEAADRACAMVEKNLAAGTSFMNARGLLHFDAHFENILTDGRRLYFADYGLALSSRFELSQDEADFFDRHQVYDRCYTATHLVNWLVTALYGYQVGDWEGRYALVRAYAEGKRPAGIPQEAAAIIARHAPIAAVISDFHLRFRRESRQTPYPLEEIRRLGGMYGS from the coding sequence ATGTCGCACGGTGCGCGTCTGACCGCCCATGGTGCGGTCTCCACATCCCTGGCCCTGTGCAGTGATCGCGCCCTGCGCGAGCTCGTGGACACGGCCGTGCCGATCGGATCCGGCATCGGCGGGACGTCGGCCCTGCTGGAGGTCGCCGGGACCCCGGTCTTCGTGAAGCGGGTGCCCCTCACCGACTTGGAGATGCGCCCCGAGCATGTCCGGTCCACGGCGAATCTGTTCGAGCTGCCCGTCTTCTGCCAGTACGGCATCGGCGGGATCGGCGGGCCGGGCTGCGGGGCCTGGAGAGAACTCGCCGTGCACACCATGACGACGAACTGGGTGCTCGCGGCGGAACACGAGGGCTTCCCCCTGATGTACCACTGGAGGGTGCTGCCCGACTCGACGCCCCTGCCAGACGAACTGGCCGACGTCGAGCGGGCTGTTGCCTACTGGGGCGGCGGATCGCAGGTGCGCCGCCGGATCGAGGCCCGCAGGCAGTGCTCGGCGAGCGTCGCGCTGTTCCTGGAGTACATCCCGCAAAACCTGCACCAGTGGCTGGGCATTCAGCTCGACGCAGGCGACGAGGCCGCCGACCGGGCCTGCGCCATGGTGGAGAAGAACCTGGCAGCCGGAACGTCGTTCATGAACGCGCGGGGGCTCCTGCACTTCGACGCGCACTTCGAGAACATCCTGACCGACGGCCGGCGCCTCTACTTCGCGGACTACGGCCTCGCGCTCTCCTCCCGCTTCGAGCTGTCCCAGGACGAGGCCGACTTCTTCGACCGGCATCAGGTCTACGACCGCTGTTACACCGCGACGCATCTGGTGAACTGGCTGGTCACCGCCCTGTACGGGTACCAGGTAGGGGACTGGGAGGGCCGCTACGCGCTGGTGCGCGCCTACGCGGAGGGCAAGCGCCCCGCTGGAATCCCGCAGGAGGCCGCGGCGATCATCGCCCGGCACGCGCCGATCGCCGCCGTGATTTCGGACTTCCACCTCAGGTTCCGGCGCGAGAGCAGGCAGACCCCGTACCCGCTGGAGGAGATCCGCCGGCTTGGCGGGATGTACGGCTCCTGA
- a CDS encoding C40 family peptidase → MKEPLVPVVPMSHTAHIRSHRKPRRSATSSIAVRAGVAGGVLSMAAAGASASASAAEPVTQTIELPTLTADLSAQVAQSAAATQQAAANYELRAERDAAAAKAAAEAKKDLVEAKKKAEAKKKAAEAARKAAAERATRNAERATLSASASASTSVSAPASGSVATVIAFLKAQVGDAYVMGATGPNAWDCSSLVQAAYKQVGVDLPRVSQDQSMAGTDVPLSDIQVGDILYWGGKGSAYHVGVYIGDGQYLDAANPSKGVVIQDLSGYPASGAVRVL, encoded by the coding sequence ATGAAGGAGCCCCTGGTACCGGTTGTTCCCATGTCCCACACCGCTCACATACGCAGCCACCGGAAGCCCCGCCGCAGCGCGACCTCTTCGATCGCCGTGCGTGCCGGAGTTGCCGGTGGCGTTCTCAGCATGGCAGCGGCGGGTGCGTCGGCCTCGGCGAGCGCCGCCGAGCCGGTCACCCAGACCATCGAACTGCCCACCCTGACGGCCGACCTGTCCGCCCAGGTCGCCCAGTCCGCTGCCGCCACCCAGCAGGCGGCCGCGAACTACGAACTGCGCGCCGAGCGTGACGCCGCCGCCGCCAAGGCCGCCGCGGAGGCCAAGAAGGACCTCGTCGAGGCGAAGAAGAAGGCGGAGGCCAAGAAGAAGGCCGCCGAGGCCGCCCGCAAGGCCGCAGCCGAGCGCGCCACGCGCAACGCCGAGCGCGCGACGCTCTCCGCGTCCGCGTCCGCCTCCACGTCGGTGTCGGCGCCCGCCAGCGGCAGCGTCGCGACCGTCATCGCCTTCCTGAAGGCCCAGGTGGGCGACGCCTACGTCATGGGCGCCACCGGTCCCAACGCCTGGGACTGCTCCTCCCTGGTGCAGGCCGCGTACAAGCAGGTTGGTGTGGACCTGCCGCGCGTCTCGCAGGACCAGTCGATGGCCGGCACGGACGTCCCGCTGTCCGACATCCAGGTCGGCGACATCCTCTACTGGGGCGGCAAGGGTTCCGCGTACCACGTGGGTGTATACATCGGAGACGGCCAGTACCTGGACGCGGCCAACCCCTCCAAGGGCGTCGTCATCCAGGACCTGTCGGGCTACCCGGCGTCGGGCGCGGTGCGCGTCCTCTGA
- a CDS encoding NADH-quinone oxidoreductase subunit A — translation MNAYAPILVLGALGAGFAIFSVVMATLIGPKRYNRAKLEAYECGIEPTPTPAGGGRFPIKYYLTAMLFIIFDIEIVFLYPWAVTFDALGIFGLVEMLLFVLTVFVAYAYVWRRGGLEWD, via the coding sequence GTGAACGCTTATGCGCCCATCCTCGTACTGGGAGCCCTCGGGGCAGGCTTTGCGATCTTCTCCGTGGTCATGGCCACGTTGATCGGGCCCAAGCGGTACAACCGGGCCAAGCTCGAGGCCTACGAGTGCGGTATCGAGCCGACCCCCACGCCGGCCGGTGGCGGGCGCTTCCCGATCAAGTACTACCTGACGGCGATGCTCTTCATCATTTTCGATATCGAGATCGTCTTCCTGTACCCCTGGGCCGTCACCTTCGACGCCCTGGGGATTTTCGGGCTCGTGGAGATGCTGCTCTTCGTGCTCACCGTCTTCGTCGCGTACGCGTACGTATGGCGGCGCGGCGGCCTGGAATGGGACTGA
- a CDS encoding NADH-quinone oxidoreductase subunit B has translation MGLEEKLPSGFLLTTVEQAAGWVRKSSVFPATFGLACCAIEMMTTGAGRYDLARFGMEVFRGSPRQADLMIVAGRVSQKMAPVLRQVYDQMPNPKWVISMGVCASSGGMFNNYAIVQGVDHIVPVDIYLPGCPPRPEMLMDAILKLHQKIQSSKLGVNAEEAAREAEEAALKALPTIEMKGLLR, from the coding sequence ATGGGACTCGAAGAAAAGCTGCCGAGCGGCTTCCTGCTGACCACCGTCGAACAGGCCGCGGGCTGGGTGCGCAAGTCGTCCGTCTTCCCCGCCACGTTCGGCCTCGCCTGCTGCGCCATCGAGATGATGACCACCGGCGCCGGCCGCTACGACCTGGCGCGCTTCGGCATGGAGGTCTTCCGGGGCTCGCCGCGCCAGGCGGACCTGATGATCGTCGCCGGCCGGGTGAGCCAGAAGATGGCGCCGGTGCTGCGGCAGGTCTACGACCAGATGCCGAACCCCAAGTGGGTGATCTCCATGGGGGTCTGCGCCTCCTCGGGCGGCATGTTCAACAACTACGCCATCGTCCAGGGCGTCGACCACATCGTGCCGGTCGACATCTATCTCCCCGGCTGCCCGCCACGGCCGGAGATGCTGATGGACGCCATCCTCAAGCTCCACCAGAAGATCCAGAGCTCCAAGCTCGGCGTGAACGCCGAGGAGGCGGCCCGCGAGGCGGAGGAGGCGGCGCTCAAGGCCCTGCCCACGATCGAGATGAAGGGGCTGCTGCGGTGA
- a CDS encoding NADH-quinone oxidoreductase subunit C codes for MSDANNHGVNPEKDLSASNLPGQRGQGGEEIRVQRGMFGANNGGDTSGYGGLVRSVRLPGPATRPYGGPRGKGAYGYFDEVADELEGALEEQGLLPDNAIEKTVVDRGELTFHIEREHLVRVARTLRDDPALRFELCTGVSGVHYPNDKGRELHAVYHLRSITHNRLIRLEVSAPDSDPHIPSLVSVYPTNDWHERETYDFFGIVFDGHPALTRIMMPDDWQGFPQRKDYPLGGIPVEYKGAQIPAPDQRRSYS; via the coding sequence GTGAGCGACGCGAACAACCACGGGGTCAACCCCGAGAAGGACCTCAGCGCGTCGAACCTCCCGGGCCAGCGCGGCCAGGGCGGCGAGGAGATCCGCGTCCAGCGCGGCATGTTCGGCGCCAACAACGGCGGTGACACCTCCGGCTACGGCGGCCTGGTCCGCTCGGTCCGGCTCCCGGGACCGGCGACCCGCCCCTACGGCGGCCCACGCGGCAAAGGCGCATATGGATACTTCGACGAGGTCGCCGACGAGCTGGAGGGCGCGCTGGAGGAGCAGGGACTGCTCCCCGACAACGCCATCGAGAAGACGGTCGTCGACCGCGGCGAGCTGACCTTCCACATCGAGCGCGAGCACCTGGTGAGGGTCGCCCGGACCCTGCGCGACGACCCGGCCCTGCGCTTCGAGCTGTGCACCGGCGTCAGCGGCGTCCACTACCCGAACGACAAGGGCCGCGAGCTGCACGCCGTCTACCACCTGCGCTCGATCACCCACAACCGGCTGATCCGCCTGGAGGTCAGCGCCCCTGACAGCGACCCGCACATCCCGTCGCTGGTCTCCGTCTATCCGACGAACGACTGGCACGAGCGCGAGACGTACGACTTCTTCGGCATCGTCTTCGACGGTCACCCCGCCCTGACGCGGATCATGATGCCGGACGACTGGCAGGGCTTTCCGCAGCGCAAGGACTACCCCCTCGGCGGCATCCCCGTCGAGTACAAGGGCGCCCAGATCCCGGCTCCGGACCAGCGGAGGTCGTACTCATGA